The following nucleotide sequence is from Aspergillus nidulans FGSC A4 chromosome I.
TTGCTGTCAATCGCGAAAAGAATAGCATTTTTTTTGGTCAATGTTTTCGCATTTTGGAAGATCTTGCGAGTCTCGAGAGTCGGTGCGGTGTTTTTAAGTAAGCTCAATCCAAGCAGTGGATAACGCGAAAAAGGCGCATATATGTCACGTGACTTCAAGAATTGGCAGGGGAAGCTGGCGCTATACAGTGTAAGAGGGTATAGATTTAACGGTCAGCATCCTGAACACCGGATCTGCTGTagatgacgaggagatgCAGAGTAAAACGTGGAGGACAAGAGCATAGGTTCTTAGCAATGGAGAAGCaccgcgagctgcgcatgtcTGATCGACTACTGTGATATGCCTGTTTATCGACGGCCGGCTACTAGATCGTCTATGCGTGCTTCTGCTACCTTTCCTATCTCACTATCCCAGTAGTAATAGATCAGATCAAGGATGCGATGCCTGACTGCAGCCCCGCGAGAGCCTTTGCTTGACAGCAACATTGAAAAAGTGATACTCGGGCATCATTGTCTGTTCCATAGAATGGGAAACGAAAATGCACTGTACTGCCGGCACTTGAACCAAGAATAGCCACACTATGGATAACGATTATCACTCCGGTTCCGGCCCAGCAAAGCCCGATACATCCGTCTGATCCGTCGCTGCAGGTGCGCCTGTGGATCATGGTCCACGGGGCGCAAGGCGAGAGGCCCAGTAACCTGCTTCTGCCACTCTGATCGGCTGCAATCGACCTCGAAAACGGGTACATCGTCAATATTGTCCAAGCGATACTTATTTTGCCACAATATTGCAGTCGAAGCTCGCGGCGTGCGGAAGAGCTCTGCTATCTCCAGCGGAGTAATGCACTGCCTCGCGGTGGCCATCAGCTCTACAGCGGTCTGGCGGACGTATAGCTCAGACGCGCAGTGCACAACTCCCGTGGTCCCAGAAGCAAGGTGGAGGAGGCAGCAGTTAGCGACGAGGTCGACAGGGACTTCTTCGAATGGACGATTGATATTTGCTACGCGGCCTAGATCGGACACACTGAAACAGAGGATGAGCGAGTGCATTGGGATCGCCTTGTCGGGGCCGTACAAGGGGAAAGGCTCCGCAATGGCTGGTCCGATTGCTGCGGGCCGGATAATGAGAATGGAGATAGAGCTGGATTGGCGCAGGAGCAAGCGTTCCAGCATATGCTTAGCCTGTACATATGGCCAGGGGTACCGGTCATCGTACTGCAGTTTAGAGGAATCTGCGCCTGGTAGACCTAAacgatcatcctcctcgtccacaGTGCGTGGTGGGGAATAGAGCCGCTCCTCGATGAGACCTCCGGTGAGAAATGCATTGACGGCAAGGCTTGAGAATTGGATGAAGTGCCTGACATGGCGGAATTCAGACACCTCCTGGAACAGTGCAATTGCAGTCTGGCAGTTGTCTCGCACTGAgtctttcagctcctcgacaAGAGAGATGTTCGCGGCCGTATTGATCACTGCAGTAACCTCCTCGCGCATCTCCTCGCGAATGGCTGGATTCAAGCCCAAGCCGGGCTTCGACAGATCGCCGGTGATCAACTCAACCTTGCCAGTGTCGAGAATTTCGTCGATCTGCTGCGGCATGGTAGACTCCCACTTGCGAACCGACTCACCAACAGAGCCTCGGCACAGGGCA
It contains:
- a CDS encoding uncharacterized protein (transcript_id=CADANIAT00006546) — encoded protein: MEGTMPANEYVRHFENAVVLLTGATGSLGGCLLYKLALRLPTKKIYALCRGSVGESVRKWESTMPQQIDEILDTGKVELITGDLSKPGLGLNPAIREEMREEVTAVINTAANISLVEELKDSVRDNCQTAIALFQEVSEFRHVRHFIQFSSLAVNAFLTGGLIEERLYSPPRTVDEEDDRLGLPGADSSKLQYDDRYPWPYVQAKHMLERLLLRQSSSISILIIRPAAIGPAIAEPFPLYGPDKAIPMHSLILCFSVSDLGRVANINRPFEEVPVDLVANCCLLHLASGTTGVVHCASELYVRQTAVELMATARQCITPLEIAELFRTPRASTAILWQNKYRLDNIDDVPVFEVDCSRSEWQKQVTGPLALRPVDHDPQAHLQRRIRRMYRALLGRNRSDNRYP